From Amycolatopsis sp. cg9, one genomic window encodes:
- the tatA gene encoding Sec-independent protein translocase subunit TatA, with protein sequence MLNGLQPWHLIILVLVVVLLFGAKRLPDAARSIGKSMKIFKAETKDLTGDKAAATEDAEPAETKQIPAKPAAPASTDQQVADLQRQLDELKKQQAADQPQKNAS encoded by the coding sequence ATGCTGAACGGATTGCAGCCGTGGCATTTGATCATCCTGGTGCTCGTCGTCGTGCTGCTGTTCGGGGCCAAGAGGCTTCCCGACGCGGCCCGGTCCATCGGCAAGTCCATGAAGATCTTCAAGGCCGAGACCAAGGACCTCACCGGCGACAAGGCCGCGGCGACCGAAGACGCCGAGCCCGCCGAGACGAAGCAGATCCCGGCCAAGCCCGCCGCACCCGCTTCGACCGACCAGCAGGTCGCCGACCTGCAGCGGCAGCTCGACGAGCTGAAGAAGCAGCAGGCCGCCGACCAGCCGCAGAAGAACGCCAGCTGA
- a CDS encoding DEAD/DEAH box helicase yields the protein MASSPSPSPAEAYAASSRRGKYPQLTRFAAEASFEFDEFQIRGCQALEGGHGVLVCAPTGAGKTVVGEFAVHLALAEGRKCFYTTPIKALSNQKYADLVARYGADAVGLLTGDTSLNGNAQVVVMTTEVLRNMLYAGSSTITDLGYVVMDEVHYLADRFRGAVWEEVILHLPEHVRVVGLSATVSNAEEFGEWLVEVRGDTTVVVDEHRPVPLWQHMLVGNRLLDLFAGEDTHLPGAELRINPTLLRRTEEIGRQYAPAGFRGPRGRRGAPPRMPRFRPPSRVDVVEQLDRAGLLPAIVFIFSRAGCDAAVAQCVRSGLRLNGPGEVEEIRRVIDARTSELPEGDLGVLGYWEWREALERGIAGHHAGLLPAFKETVEELFVRGLVKVVFATETLALGINMPARTVVLERLVKYNGEAHVDLTPGEYTQLTGRAGRRGIDVEGHAVVAWQPGVDPKQVAGLASTRTYPLRSSFRPGYNMAVNLVAQVGAAEARELLEQSFAQFQADRSVVGTARRIERNKEALKGYAAAITGDFDEMLEYVELRAKISAREKALSRQNTAVRRAGTAESLEKLRKGDVIAVPAGRRAGLAVVVDPGLDPIREPRPVVVTEDRWSGPLSVADFPAPVEALGRIKLPRHIELRSPKTRRDIASTLRNAGISLPGRQKRRSGANEDGELAALRRALRAHPGHGLAEREANLRWVERYQRLTAETQQLERKVAATTHSLARAFDRILALLGERGYLGPESAGDGEDRVTEHGRRLTRLYSESDLLAAECIRHGVWQGLGPAELAAVVSTLVFEARRDTAGEPRLPGGAVPEAWQETVRLWVELTEDERRHRLDRTREPDAGFAWPVYRWARGESLEKVLSAAEANGQELSAGDFVRWSRQVIDLLDQIRDVLGKADPVGAAAADAVKALRRGVVAAGAA from the coding sequence GTGGCCAGTAGCCCTTCTCCGTCCCCGGCCGAGGCCTATGCGGCCTCCTCGCGCCGCGGGAAGTACCCCCAGCTGACGCGCTTCGCCGCGGAGGCGTCCTTCGAGTTCGACGAGTTCCAGATCCGGGGGTGCCAAGCCCTCGAGGGCGGCCACGGCGTGCTCGTCTGCGCGCCCACCGGGGCGGGCAAGACCGTCGTCGGCGAATTCGCCGTGCACCTGGCGCTGGCCGAGGGCCGCAAGTGCTTCTACACCACGCCGATCAAGGCGTTGTCGAACCAGAAGTACGCCGACCTGGTCGCCCGCTACGGCGCCGACGCCGTCGGCCTGCTCACCGGGGACACCTCGCTCAACGGCAACGCCCAGGTCGTCGTGATGACCACCGAGGTGCTGCGCAACATGCTCTACGCCGGCTCCTCGACGATCACCGACCTCGGCTACGTCGTCATGGACGAGGTCCACTACCTCGCCGACCGCTTCCGCGGCGCGGTCTGGGAAGAGGTGATCCTGCACCTGCCCGAGCACGTCCGCGTGGTCGGGCTGTCGGCCACCGTCAGCAACGCCGAGGAGTTCGGCGAATGGCTGGTCGAGGTGCGCGGGGACACCACCGTCGTGGTCGACGAGCACCGGCCGGTCCCGCTGTGGCAGCACATGCTGGTCGGCAACCGGCTGCTGGACCTGTTCGCGGGCGAGGACACCCACCTGCCCGGCGCCGAGCTGCGGATCAACCCGACCCTGCTGCGCCGCACGGAGGAGATCGGCAGGCAGTACGCGCCCGCCGGGTTCCGCGGCCCGCGCGGGCGGCGGGGCGCGCCGCCGCGGATGCCGCGGTTCCGGCCGCCGTCGCGGGTCGACGTCGTCGAGCAGCTGGACCGGGCCGGGCTGCTGCCGGCGATCGTGTTCATCTTCTCCCGTGCGGGGTGCGACGCCGCGGTGGCGCAGTGCGTGCGGTCCGGGCTGCGGCTGAACGGCCCCGGCGAGGTCGAGGAGATCCGCCGGGTGATCGACGCGCGGACGTCGGAGCTGCCCGAGGGCGATCTGGGCGTGCTCGGCTACTGGGAGTGGCGGGAAGCCCTCGAGCGCGGCATCGCCGGCCACCACGCGGGGCTGCTGCCGGCGTTCAAGGAGACCGTCGAGGAGCTGTTCGTCCGGGGTCTGGTGAAGGTCGTGTTCGCGACCGAGACCCTCGCGCTGGGGATCAACATGCCGGCCCGCACGGTCGTCCTCGAGCGCCTGGTGAAGTACAACGGCGAAGCGCACGTCGACCTGACGCCGGGGGAGTACACGCAGCTCACCGGCCGGGCCGGGCGGCGCGGGATCGACGTGGAGGGCCACGCCGTCGTCGCGTGGCAGCCCGGGGTCGACCCCAAGCAGGTCGCCGGGCTCGCGTCGACCCGGACCTACCCGCTGCGGTCGTCGTTCCGGCCCGGGTACAACATGGCCGTGAACCTGGTCGCGCAGGTCGGCGCGGCCGAGGCGCGGGAGCTGCTGGAGCAGTCGTTCGCCCAGTTCCAGGCCGACCGGTCGGTGGTCGGCACCGCGCGGCGGATCGAGCGGAACAAGGAAGCGCTCAAGGGGTACGCGGCCGCCATCACCGGCGACTTCGACGAGATGCTCGAGTACGTCGAGCTGCGGGCGAAGATCTCGGCGCGGGAGAAGGCGTTGTCCCGGCAGAACACCGCGGTGCGGCGGGCGGGGACGGCCGAGTCGCTGGAGAAGCTGCGCAAGGGCGATGTCATCGCGGTGCCGGCGGGCCGTCGTGCCGGGCTGGCCGTGGTGGTGGACCCGGGGCTGGACCCGATCCGCGAACCGCGGCCGGTCGTGGTGACCGAGGACCGCTGGTCCGGGCCGCTGTCGGTGGCCGACTTCCCGGCGCCGGTCGAGGCGCTGGGGCGGATCAAGCTGCCGCGGCACATCGAGCTGCGTTCGCCGAAGACCCGCCGCGACATCGCTTCGACGCTGCGCAACGCCGGGATTTCGTTGCCTGGCAGGCAGAAGCGGCGGTCCGGGGCCAACGAGGACGGGGAGCTGGCGGCGCTGCGGCGGGCGTTGCGCGCCCACCCGGGCCACGGGCTGGCCGAGCGCGAGGCGAACCTGCGCTGGGTCGAGCGGTACCAGCGCCTGACCGCGGAAACCCAGCAGCTGGAACGGAAGGTCGCCGCGACGACGCACTCGCTGGCGCGGGCGTTCGACCGGATCCTGGCGCTGCTCGGGGAACGCGGGTACCTGGGCCCGGAGTCGGCCGGGGACGGGGAGGACCGCGTCACCGAGCACGGCCGGCGCTTGACCCGGCTCTACAGCGAGTCCGATCTGCTCGCGGCCGAGTGCATCCGGCACGGTGTGTGGCAGGGCCTGGGCCCGGCCGAGCTCGCCGCGGTCGTGTCGACCCTGGTGTTCGAGGCGCGCCGGGACACCGCGGGCGAGCCGCGGCTGCCCGGGGGCGCGGTGCCCGAGGCGTGGCAGGAGACCGTGCGGCTGTGGGTGGAGCTGACCGAGGACGAGCGGCGGCACCGGCTCGACCGGACGCGGGAGCCCGACGCCGGGTTCGCGTGGCCGGTTTATCGGTGGGCGCGCGGGGAATCGCTGGAGAAGGTGCTCAGCGCGGCCGAGGCGAACGGCCAGGAGCTGTCGGCGGGTGACTTCGTGCGCTGGTCGCGCCAGGTGATCGACCTGCTCGACCAGATCCGGGACGTGCTCGGCAAGGCCGATCCGGTGGGTGCGGCGGCGGCGGACGCGGTGAAGGCCCTGCGCCGTGGTGTCGTGGCCGCGGGTGCCGCGTGA
- a CDS encoding GNAT family N-acetyltransferase, with amino-acid sequence MTAFDVRPVTEDERRSTFDLLGRSLHSNRVSDDLWSRFGVSWPAAHKFGAFDGDTPIGIASSFDTDLAVPGGGVLPAAAVDGVGVRADRTRRGVLTELMRVQLADIAARGLPLAVLHASEPTIYGRFGYGSAALGKTIRVARPAARLREGVALSGEVRMLTPDEAVKEIPGLYHRIGRRPGTVGRPPQWWPVMHDRLAGVDGDHVVAVHSGPDGDDGFVVYETLSRRSPDAPDEGALLNVRDLHAGGPAALAGLWRFLLSVDLVSAVHARHRPVDEPLSAMLTDHRHAATLAVEDDLWLRPVDVPAVLAARTYRAAAPVVLAVTDRLLPANTGHYEVGPDGARRTGAAADLTLDVDTLGMLYLGEWSATALVHAGRVEAGDPAAVARADELFTTISAPWCGTHF; translated from the coding sequence ATGACCGCCTTCGACGTCCGCCCCGTCACCGAGGACGAGCGCCGCAGCACGTTCGACCTGCTCGGCCGTTCCCTGCACAGCAACCGCGTCAGTGACGACCTTTGGTCCCGCTTCGGGGTTTCGTGGCCGGCGGCGCACAAGTTCGGCGCGTTCGACGGCGACACCCCGATCGGGATCGCGAGCTCCTTCGACACCGATCTCGCGGTGCCCGGCGGCGGGGTGCTGCCGGCCGCCGCGGTCGACGGCGTCGGGGTCCGCGCGGATCGCACGCGCCGCGGGGTGCTGACCGAGCTGATGCGCGTCCAGCTGGCCGACATCGCCGCGCGCGGGCTGCCGCTGGCGGTCCTGCACGCGAGCGAGCCCACGATCTACGGCCGCTTCGGCTACGGCTCGGCCGCGCTGGGCAAGACGATCCGGGTGGCGCGGCCGGCGGCCCGGCTGCGCGAGGGCGTCGCGCTCTCGGGCGAGGTGCGGATGCTGACGCCGGACGAGGCCGTGAAGGAGATTCCCGGGCTGTACCACCGGATCGGTCGCCGCCCGGGCACGGTCGGCCGCCCGCCGCAGTGGTGGCCCGTCATGCACGACCGGCTCGCCGGCGTGGACGGCGACCACGTCGTGGCCGTCCACAGTGGACCTGACGGGGACGACGGGTTCGTCGTGTATGAGACCCTCAGCCGCCGGTCACCGGACGCCCCGGACGAAGGCGCGTTGCTGAACGTCCGCGACCTGCACGCCGGCGGCCCGGCCGCGCTGGCCGGCCTCTGGCGGTTCCTGCTGTCGGTCGACCTGGTTTCCGCGGTGCACGCGCGCCACCGCCCGGTGGACGAGCCCCTGTCGGCGATGCTGACCGACCACCGGCACGCCGCCACCCTCGCCGTCGAGGACGACCTGTGGCTGCGGCCGGTCGACGTCCCGGCGGTGCTGGCGGCCCGGACGTACCGGGCGGCGGCACCGGTGGTGCTCGCGGTGACCGACCGCCTGCTGCCCGCCAACACCGGGCACTACGAGGTCGGCCCGGACGGCGCGCGGCGGACCGGCGCCGCCGCGGACCTGACCCTCGACGTCGACACCCTCGGCATGCTGTACCTGGGGGAGTGGAGCGCCACGGCGCTGGTGCACGCGGGCCGCGTCGAGGCCGGGGACCCGGCCGCGGTGGCCCGCGCGGACGAGCTGTTCACGACGATCTCCGCACCGTGGTGCGGCACGCACTTCTAG
- a CDS encoding M24 family metallopeptidase, which translates to MSRRSLHTPAPDAAALRARLDRARTAAAAAGTDALLIAPGSDLRYLLGQAGGSFERLTTLVVPADGTPALVVPKLEAPGYADVPTDELGVELLTWVDGDDPYKLVADRLGKPGRVAVSDFTPALHVLALRAALGEAEQTLAGPVVRELRMRKDAAEIASLREAGAAIDRVHARVHEWLRPGRTEAEVGADIAAAIVEEGHVQADFVIVGSGPNGASPHHDVSDRVIEKGDVVVVDIGGPLPAGYNSDSTRTYAVGTPRDADVAETYAVLQRAQAAAVAAVKPGVTAEAVDAAARDVIAEAGFGEYFIHRTGHGIGLDVHEEPYIIAGNALPLEPGMAFSVEPGIYQPDRWGARIEDIVIVTEDGVESVNNQPHELVVLDA; encoded by the coding sequence ATGTCGCGCCGATCCCTCCACACGCCAGCCCCCGACGCCGCCGCCCTCCGCGCTCGCCTCGACCGCGCCCGCACCGCCGCCGCGGCCGCCGGTACCGATGCCCTGCTGATCGCGCCCGGCTCCGACCTGCGGTACCTGCTCGGGCAGGCCGGTGGCTCGTTCGAGCGGCTCACCACCCTCGTCGTGCCCGCCGACGGCACGCCGGCGCTCGTCGTCCCGAAGCTGGAGGCGCCCGGGTACGCCGACGTCCCGACCGACGAGCTCGGCGTCGAGCTGCTCACCTGGGTGGACGGCGACGACCCGTACAAGCTCGTCGCGGACCGGCTCGGCAAGCCCGGCCGCGTCGCGGTCAGCGACTTCACCCCGGCGCTGCACGTGCTGGCGCTGCGGGCCGCGCTCGGCGAGGCCGAGCAGACGCTGGCCGGCCCGGTCGTGCGTGAGCTGCGGATGCGCAAGGACGCCGCCGAGATCGCGTCCCTGCGGGAGGCCGGCGCCGCGATCGACCGCGTGCACGCCCGCGTCCACGAGTGGCTGCGGCCCGGCCGCACCGAGGCGGAGGTCGGCGCCGACATCGCCGCGGCCATCGTCGAGGAGGGCCACGTCCAGGCCGACTTCGTGATCGTCGGCTCGGGCCCGAACGGCGCCAGCCCGCATCACGACGTCTCCGACCGCGTCATCGAGAAGGGTGACGTCGTGGTCGTCGACATCGGCGGCCCGCTGCCGGCCGGCTACAACTCCGACTCCACCCGCACCTACGCCGTGGGCACGCCGCGCGACGCCGACGTGGCCGAGACCTACGCGGTGCTGCAGCGCGCCCAGGCCGCCGCGGTGGCCGCGGTCAAGCCGGGCGTCACCGCCGAGGCCGTCGACGCCGCCGCGCGCGACGTCATCGCCGAGGCCGGGTTCGGCGAGTACTTCATCCACCGCACGGGTCACGGGATCGGCCTGGACGTGCACGAAGAGCCGTACATCATCGCCGGCAACGCGCTGCCGCTGGAGCCGGGCATGGCCTTCAGCGTCGAGCCGGGCATCTACCAGCCGGACCGCTGGGGCGCCCGGATCGAGGACATCGTGATCGTCACCGAGGACGGCGTCGAGTCCGTCAACAACCAGCCGCACGAGCTCGTCGTGCTGGACGCATGA
- a CDS encoding GNAT family N-acetyltransferase: MSDFEIRTLRTDEHRAASDLFRDTVHFRPATDAEWEHSGRTYQPGGAIGAFDPELIGTARFFDAELTVPGGARVPMAAVTGVGVRADRTRRGVLRALMAAQLEEFSARGAVCANLLASEASIYGRFGYGLATRNRTYVVDRARARLRPDAPVGGEIELLDADRAWEVLPGVYDRIGRRPGMMSRPEVVWRLYEAQCRRRSQPMKAVVHHGPDGPDGFATYFVEGLEAHPWTKNLEVPDLFAATPAAFAGLWRFLLGVDLVDRIVAEERPLDEPIELLLEDHRLLTENRIGDEHWVRLVDVPKALGTREYGPAEPVVVEVTDPLLPDNSGTYRIGPDGAGRTDGPAALRLDVTTLAMLYLGTWRASALAGVGRIEVRDPSAAAAADVLFGTRSVPWSGSHF, from the coding sequence ATGAGCGATTTCGAGATCCGGACGCTGCGCACCGACGAGCACCGCGCCGCGAGCGACCTGTTCCGCGACACCGTGCACTTCCGCCCGGCCACCGACGCGGAATGGGAACACTCCGGGCGCACCTACCAGCCCGGCGGGGCGATCGGCGCGTTCGACCCGGAGCTCATCGGCACGGCGCGGTTCTTCGACGCGGAGCTGACCGTGCCGGGCGGGGCGCGGGTGCCGATGGCCGCCGTCACCGGCGTCGGTGTCCGCGCGGACCGGACCCGCCGCGGTGTGCTGCGCGCGCTGATGGCGGCGCAGCTGGAGGAGTTCTCGGCGCGCGGGGCGGTGTGCGCGAACCTGCTGGCTTCCGAAGCGTCCATCTACGGCCGGTTCGGCTACGGCCTGGCGACGCGGAACCGCACCTACGTCGTCGACCGGGCGCGGGCCCGGCTGCGGCCGGACGCCCCCGTTGGCGGCGAAATCGAACTGCTCGACGCCGACCGGGCCTGGGAGGTCCTCCCCGGCGTCTACGACCGCATCGGGCGGCGGCCTGGGATGATGTCCCGGCCGGAAGTGGTGTGGCGGCTCTACGAGGCCCAGTGCCGGCGGCGCAGCCAGCCGATGAAAGCGGTGGTGCACCACGGTCCCGACGGGCCGGACGGCTTCGCGACGTACTTCGTCGAGGGGCTGGAAGCGCACCCGTGGACCAAGAACTTGGAGGTCCCGGACCTGTTCGCCGCGACGCCGGCCGCGTTCGCCGGGTTGTGGCGGTTCCTGCTCGGCGTGGACCTGGTGGACCGGATCGTCGCCGAGGAACGCCCGCTCGACGAGCCGATCGAGCTGCTCCTCGAAGACCACCGCCTGCTGACCGAGAACCGGATCGGTGACGAGCACTGGGTGCGGCTCGTCGACGTCCCGAAGGCGTTGGGCACGCGGGAATACGGGCCCGCCGAGCCGGTCGTCGTCGAAGTCACGGACCCGCTGCTGCCCGACAACAGCGGCACCTACCGGATCGGCCCGGACGGTGCCGGGCGCACCGACGGGCCCGCTGCGCTCCGGCTCGACGTCACCACGCTCGCGATGCTCTACCTCGGCACCTGGCGGGCGTCGGCGCTGGCCGGCGTGGGCCGGATCGAGGTGCGGGACCCGTCCGCCGCCGCGGCGGCGGACGTGCTGTTCGGCACCCGGTCGGTGCCGTGGAGCGGCTCCCACTTCTAA
- a CDS encoding DUF4333 domain-containing protein: MSTPYGGNDPQQPQYGQQPGGAYPPSGPQEQPQWGQQPPSYDPNQQQYGQPQQPQQWGQQPGGYGQPQQPQQPQWGQQPPPYGQQQPGGGYPQSGPQAQPQYGQQPGGAYPQSGPQAQPQYGQQPPGQYDYGQQQQQYPGAGAPEGEQPGKSKKGLLIGVVALVVVLAVVGVLGFVAPGFFKTQVFNNTQMQTDVQKLLTETYKIDGVTGVTCPAEQKVEDGAKFECTATIAGKPQQVPITVKGDGGNYEVSPPATK, translated from the coding sequence ATGAGCACGCCGTATGGCGGCAACGACCCACAGCAGCCCCAGTACGGGCAGCAGCCGGGCGGCGCGTACCCGCCGAGCGGCCCGCAGGAGCAGCCCCAATGGGGCCAGCAGCCGCCTTCCTACGACCCGAACCAGCAGCAGTACGGCCAGCCGCAGCAACCCCAGCAGTGGGGGCAGCAGCCGGGCGGGTACGGCCAGCCGCAGCAGCCTCAGCAGCCGCAGTGGGGCCAGCAGCCGCCGCCGTACGGGCAGCAGCAGCCCGGTGGCGGGTACCCGCAGAGCGGCCCGCAGGCCCAGCCGCAGTACGGGCAGCAGCCGGGCGGGGCGTACCCGCAGAGCGGGCCCCAGGCGCAGCCGCAGTACGGGCAGCAGCCGCCGGGCCAGTACGACTACGGCCAGCAACAGCAGCAGTACCCCGGCGCCGGTGCGCCGGAGGGGGAGCAGCCGGGGAAGTCCAAGAAGGGCCTGCTGATCGGCGTCGTCGCGCTGGTCGTGGTGCTCGCCGTCGTCGGGGTGCTCGGGTTCGTCGCACCCGGGTTCTTCAAGACGCAGGTCTTCAACAACACCCAGATGCAGACCGACGTGCAGAAGCTGCTCACCGAGACGTACAAGATCGACGGCGTCACCGGCGTGACCTGCCCGGCCGAGCAGAAGGTCGAGGACGGCGCGAAGTTCGAGTGCACCGCCACGATCGCGGGCAAGCCGCAGCAGGTGCCGATCACGGTCAAGGGCGACGGCGGGAACTACGAGGTTTCCCCGCCCGCCACCAAGTAG
- the tatC gene encoding twin-arginine translocase subunit TatC, translated as MAESASGNGDSRRSKRRKRSRRSNPDGTMTLIEHIYEFRRRLGFAMLAVVIGGILGFIWFGTKIGPIPSLGDLVKDPYCAIPPNRRLDSAEGCRLLQTVPFEAFMTQLKVGIAAGAVLLSPAWLYQLWAFIAPGLYSKERKYALTFVGFASVLFAAGAVLAYILFPHALQLLMGFGQDAFVTALTADKYISFLLSLLIIFGISFELPLLVVMLNRVGVVKYVQLKKWRRGIVFALFVFAAFATPGSDPFSMLGLAGALTVLFEIAVQMARFHDRKLEKARGDEGWDKLADDEAAPFDYTPSTIDDEPSTPTASGGRSSTDDVT; from the coding sequence GTGGCGGAATCCGCCTCCGGAAACGGTGACAGCCGTCGGTCCAAGCGGCGCAAGCGCAGCCGTCGCAGCAACCCCGACGGGACGATGACGCTCATCGAGCACATCTACGAGTTCCGCCGCCGCCTCGGCTTCGCGATGCTCGCGGTCGTGATAGGCGGGATCCTCGGGTTCATCTGGTTCGGCACCAAGATCGGTCCGATCCCGTCGCTCGGCGACCTGGTGAAGGACCCGTACTGCGCCATCCCGCCGAACCGGCGGCTCGACAGCGCCGAAGGGTGCCGGCTGCTGCAGACCGTGCCGTTCGAAGCCTTCATGACACAGCTGAAGGTCGGCATCGCGGCCGGTGCCGTGCTCCTCTCGCCGGCTTGGCTGTACCAGCTCTGGGCGTTCATCGCGCCCGGTCTGTACAGCAAGGAGCGCAAGTACGCGCTGACGTTCGTCGGCTTCGCGTCGGTGCTGTTCGCCGCGGGCGCCGTGCTCGCCTACATCCTCTTCCCGCACGCCCTGCAGCTGCTCATGGGCTTCGGGCAGGACGCGTTCGTCACCGCGCTCACCGCGGACAAGTACATCTCGTTCCTGCTGTCGCTGCTGATCATCTTCGGGATCAGCTTCGAGCTGCCGCTGCTCGTGGTGATGCTGAACCGCGTCGGCGTGGTCAAGTACGTGCAGCTGAAGAAGTGGCGGCGCGGCATCGTGTTCGCGCTGTTCGTCTTCGCCGCGTTCGCCACCCCCGGTTCCGACCCGTTCTCCATGCTCGGCCTCGCCGGCGCGCTGACCGTGCTGTTCGAGATCGCCGTCCAGATGGCGCGCTTCCACGACCGCAAGCTCGAAAAGGCCCGCGGCGACGAAGGCTGGGACAAGCTCGCCGACGACGAGGCGGCGCCGTTCGACTACACGCCGAGCACCATCGACGACGAGCCGTCCACCCCGACCGCCTCCGGCGGCCGGTCGAGCACCGACGACGTCACGTAG
- a CDS encoding diacylglycerol kinase family protein, giving the protein MGIHAALAVHPASGHGAAARIADTVAERLRAAVDRLDVLVANSVEESRELMRTSHSAGLDVLVVLGGDGAAHQGVQFCANHDVALGLVPAGTGNDFARALGVPAEPLAAVDALVAALKSGARRRIDLGRIGDTWFATVLCAGFDASVNERANRMRWPSGPRRYDLAILAELASFRSRPVVVDTGTGRIELDATLVAIGNTRFYGGGVPICPTADPEDGVFDVTIIGHATRRGLMRMLPGLRTGKHVTHPAVRTLRARSVALTGNNWPAYADGEPQGTVPVTVSCVPGALTVLA; this is encoded by the coding sequence GTGGGGATCCACGCCGCGCTCGCCGTGCACCCGGCCTCGGGGCACGGCGCCGCCGCCCGGATCGCGGACACGGTCGCGGAGCGGCTGCGCGCCGCCGTCGACCGGCTCGACGTGCTGGTCGCGAACTCCGTCGAGGAGTCCCGCGAGCTGATGCGGACCTCCCACAGCGCCGGGCTCGACGTCCTGGTCGTGCTCGGCGGTGACGGCGCCGCCCACCAGGGCGTCCAGTTCTGCGCCAACCACGACGTGGCGCTCGGCCTGGTCCCGGCGGGCACCGGCAACGACTTCGCCCGCGCCCTCGGCGTCCCGGCCGAGCCCCTGGCCGCGGTCGACGCGCTGGTGGCGGCCCTGAAGTCGGGGGCGCGGCGGCGGATCGACCTCGGCCGGATCGGCGACACGTGGTTCGCGACCGTGCTGTGCGCCGGCTTCGACGCGAGCGTCAACGAACGCGCCAACCGGATGCGCTGGCCGTCCGGGCCCCGCCGCTACGACCTGGCGATCCTGGCCGAACTGGCGTCCTTCCGGTCCCGGCCGGTGGTCGTCGACACCGGCACCGGCCGGATCGAGCTCGACGCGACCCTGGTCGCGATCGGCAACACCCGCTTCTACGGCGGCGGCGTCCCGATCTGCCCGACGGCCGACCCCGAAGACGGCGTCTTCGACGTCACGATCATCGGCCACGCCACCCGCCGCGGCCTGATGCGGATGCTCCCGGGCCTGCGCACCGGCAAGCACGTCACCCACCCGGCGGTCCGCACCCTGCGCGCCCGCTCGGTCGCGCTGACCGGCAACAACTGGCCCGCCTACGCCGACGGCGAGCCGCAGGGCACGGTCCCGGTGACGGTCAGCTGCGTCCCGGGCGCGCTGACGGTGCTGGCTTAA
- a CDS encoding 5'-3' exonuclease H3TH domain-containing protein, which translates to MTGSLALLDSASLYFRSFFALPDSMRAADGTQVNAVRGFADTIARILTDRRPARLVCCLDADWRPKFRTDLLPSYKAHRVAEETGSGPDVEEVPDPLTPQVPIILDLLEAFGFATAEAAGYEADDVIGALATREKDVPVEVITGDRDLFQLVRTEPSPASVIYVGRGWAKAEVLGPAEIAERYSLPRETAGPAYADMSVMRGDPSDGLPGVAGIGEKTAAKLITQFGSLDALLEASAAGDSRVPLKTRLRLSDAADYLAVAPTVVRVAVDAPVEQSRPDTVPAVPADPDRVAELAERWNLGNSVERLLKALPGA; encoded by the coding sequence GTGACCGGATCCCTTGCCCTGCTCGACTCCGCGAGCCTGTACTTCCGCTCGTTCTTCGCCCTGCCCGACTCGATGCGCGCCGCGGACGGGACGCAGGTCAACGCCGTGCGCGGGTTCGCCGACACGATCGCGCGGATCCTCACCGACCGGCGGCCCGCCCGGCTCGTGTGCTGCCTGGACGCGGACTGGCGGCCGAAGTTCCGCACCGACCTGCTCCCCAGTTACAAGGCCCACCGGGTCGCGGAGGAGACCGGGAGCGGCCCGGACGTCGAAGAGGTGCCCGACCCGCTCACCCCGCAGGTGCCGATCATCCTCGACCTCCTCGAGGCCTTCGGGTTCGCGACCGCGGAGGCGGCGGGCTACGAGGCCGACGACGTCATCGGCGCCCTGGCGACCCGGGAGAAGGACGTCCCGGTCGAGGTGATCACCGGGGACCGCGACCTGTTCCAGCTGGTGCGCACCGAGCCGTCACCCGCTTCGGTGATCTACGTCGGCAGGGGGTGGGCGAAGGCCGAGGTGCTGGGCCCGGCCGAGATCGCCGAGCGCTACAGCCTGCCGCGCGAGACCGCCGGGCCGGCGTACGCGGACATGTCGGTGATGCGCGGCGACCCCTCCGACGGGCTCCCCGGCGTCGCGGGGATCGGCGAGAAGACCGCCGCGAAGCTGATCACGCAGTTCGGCTCGCTGGACGCGCTGCTCGAGGCCTCGGCGGCCGGGGACTCCCGCGTCCCGCTCAAGACCCGGCTCCGGCTCTCCGACGCGGCCGACTACCTCGCCGTCGCACCCACCGTGGTGCGGGTCGCGGTCGACGCGCCGGTCGAGCAGTCCCGCCCCGACACCGTGCCCGCGGTACCCGCCGACCCCGACCGGGTCGCCGAGCTCGCCGAGCGGTGGAACCTGGGCAACTCCGTCGAACGGCTCCTCAAGGCCCTCCCCGGCGCCTAG
- a CDS encoding bacteriophage holin, whose protein sequence is MPYLPTVVLAAIGLLLLVVLLVRTAKVLRAFRRTASMVAENTQDRAGLIRARSAALRVAFAERRRKPENQ, encoded by the coding sequence GTGCCGTACCTGCCCACCGTCGTGCTCGCCGCGATCGGCCTGCTGCTGCTCGTCGTCCTGCTGGTGCGGACCGCCAAGGTCTTGCGTGCCTTCCGGCGGACCGCAAGCATGGTGGCGGAGAACACCCAGGACCGGGCGGGGTTGATCCGCGCCCGGTCGGCCGCGCTGCGCGTCGCGTTCGCGGAGCGCCGCCGGAAGCCCGAAAACCAGTAA